Proteins found in one Nitrosopumilus maritimus SCM1 genomic segment:
- a CDS encoding 6-pyruvoyl trahydropterin synthase family protein, translating into MTTNPVMLDSDFKYIDKKGNLMKTRTELTVAQMLDFLEDEYQYNHKVTLKSGTEVTVDFKTDKGLIEVIDNEEDIAKYKQIKEDFPDQKVMAIGHGKYAAQLKELQDIVFYDKSPQTGSIFLDDGSFAFDYAHILPLVEKCSILHGHTSSVMVELVGQMKDNLLVDFGEAKRIVKDVLTAFDHKFFINRKYMKSEDDSHYVIKFEGPKGMFELQVPKHTTYLLEGEATVENLSSELIKLLAPKMPSNVEAVGVYIYEGYNKGSHIISNISKD; encoded by the coding sequence ATGACAACAAATCCCGTAATGCTTGATTCAGATTTCAAGTATATCGACAAGAAAGGAAATCTAATGAAGACTAGAACAGAGTTGACAGTAGCACAAATGCTAGACTTTCTTGAAGACGAATACCAGTACAATCACAAAGTTACATTGAAAAGTGGAACTGAAGTTACAGTTGATTTCAAAACTGACAAGGGACTAATTGAAGTAATTGACAATGAAGAGGACATTGCAAAGTACAAACAGATCAAAGAAGACTTTCCTGATCAAAAAGTAATGGCAATTGGACACGGAAAGTATGCTGCACAGCTAAAAGAGTTGCAAGATATTGTATTTTATGATAAATCACCACAAACAGGTTCTATCTTTTTGGATGATGGATCATTTGCATTTGATTATGCACACATCTTGCCACTAGTTGAGAAATGTTCGATTCTACATGGACATACATCATCTGTAATGGTGGAATTGGTTGGACAGATGAAAGACAATCTACTTGTAGACTTTGGAGAAGCAAAAAGAATTGTCAAAGATGTATTGACTGCATTTGATCACAAGTTTTTCATTAATAGAAAGTACATGAAATCTGAAGATGATTCTCATTATGTAATAAAATTTGAAGGACCTAAAGGAATGTTTGAGTTACAAGTTCCAAAACATACAACATATCTTTTAGAAGGAGAAGCTACTGTAGAGAATTTATCAAGTGAGCTTATCAAATTACTAGCACCTAAGATGCCATCAAACGTTGAAGCTGTTGGCGTTTACATTTACGAGGGATACAACAAGGGTTCCCACATTATATCAAACATCTCAAAAGATTAA
- the pdxS gene encoding pyridoxal 5'-phosphate synthase lyase subunit PdxS, whose product MLPLSGERKDAKGIISEKLDSGDVIRGSSTLKRGFAHMLKNGVVMDVTNVEQAKIAEEAGAVSVMVLDKLPSDVRKAGGVARTASIRIIEEIMDSVTIPVMAKCRIGHVNEALVLQETDVDMIDESEVLTPADELRHIWKWDMTTPVVNGARSLAEALRRIEEGAAMIRTKGEPGTGNVAEAITHIKKVNDELRTIKSMYDSGDNQDLVRMAREFKVSYDIVEQTAKLGRLPVVNFAAGGIATPADAAYLMSLGCDGIFVGSGIFAADDAAERARAIVLATTFWNEADKVKEAQKMIDERQSMLGLDVKTLELRMQDRGGSA is encoded by the coding sequence ATGCTTCCATTATCTGGGGAACGTAAAGACGCAAAGGGAATAATTTCTGAAAAATTAGACTCTGGCGATGTTATTCGTGGCTCTTCAACTCTGAAACGTGGATTTGCCCACATGCTAAAAAATGGAGTTGTAATGGATGTCACAAATGTAGAGCAAGCCAAGATTGCTGAAGAAGCAGGCGCAGTCTCTGTTATGGTATTGGACAAACTTCCATCAGACGTTCGAAAGGCAGGTGGTGTTGCAAGAACTGCAAGTATTAGAATTATTGAAGAGATTATGGATTCAGTTACAATTCCTGTAATGGCAAAATGTAGAATTGGTCATGTCAATGAAGCTCTTGTGTTACAAGAGACTGATGTTGACATGATTGATGAATCTGAAGTGTTGACTCCAGCTGATGAGCTACGTCACATTTGGAAATGGGACATGACAACACCTGTTGTTAATGGTGCTAGATCATTGGCTGAAGCTTTGAGAAGAATTGAAGAAGGAGCTGCAATGATTAGAACAAAAGGAGAACCAGGAACTGGCAATGTTGCTGAAGCCATCACTCATATCAAAAAAGTAAATGATGAATTAAGAACAATAAAGTCAATGTATGATTCAGGGGACAATCAAGATCTAGTTAGAATGGCAAGAGAATTCAAAGTATCTTATGATATTGTAGAGCAAACTGCAAAACTAGGAAGATTGCCTGTTGTTAATTTTGCAGCAGGTGGAATTGCAACACCAGCTGATGCAGCATATCTGATGTCATTAGGATGTGATGGAATCTTTGTTGGTTCTGGAATTTTTGCAGCTGATGATGCAGCAGAGCGTGCAAGAGCAATTGTTTTAGCTACAACATTTTGGAATGAGGCAGACAAGGTCAAAGAAGCTCAAAAGATGATTGATGAGCGACAATCAATGTTAGGATTAGATGTTAAAACTCTAGAGTTACGTATGCAAGATAGAGGCGGTTCCGCATGA
- a CDS encoding DNA cytosine methyltransferase, translating to MRKEEIGVIDLFAGSGGLSLGFKNAGFKVIAAVEFDKSAAETYSKNFKETKLIVDDIKNIKSNELKKITSKERFCVIGGPPCQPYSNANKQNNGKNHPFANAINHYFRIISELKPQAFLFENVTNFRNLPGWKKFLNDFKKLGYILSVSVIDCEKAGLPQKRKRLFVTGFLNGHECNLNLIKIPVSCDNLFDVISGLPSIKQGTSGNEIMKHPKKFNSPYGKKLGGNINNLYNHWCTKHGEDVINTISEINEGRSLLDSWKTLSKKTKSRFKNKNSLHGNIYRRLSYQHTTPTIVHARRAMLLHPKENRIISVREAARIQSFPDSFRFFGTNNSQYQQIADAVPPLVAESLAHEIRKNLK from the coding sequence ATGAGGAAAGAAGAAATTGGCGTTATCGATCTATTTGCAGGTTCAGGTGGATTAAGTTTAGGATTTAAGAATGCAGGGTTCAAAGTCATTGCAGCAGTGGAATTTGATAAGAGTGCTGCTGAAACATATTCAAAAAATTTCAAGGAGACTAAATTAATTGTAGATGATATAAAAAACATAAAATCAAACGAACTAAAAAAAATCACATCAAAAGAGAGATTTTGTGTAATAGGAGGACCTCCTTGTCAACCTTATTCAAATGCAAATAAACAAAATAATGGCAAAAATCATCCCTTTGCAAATGCTATAAATCATTATTTCAGAATAATATCTGAATTAAAACCTCAGGCATTTTTATTTGAAAATGTTACCAATTTTAGAAATCTCCCAGGTTGGAAAAAATTCCTCAATGATTTTAAAAAATTAGGATACATTCTGAGCGTATCTGTGATTGATTGTGAAAAAGCAGGACTTCCACAAAAACGAAAACGACTCTTTGTAACAGGTTTTTTGAATGGACATGAATGTAATTTGAATTTGATCAAAATTCCTGTTTCATGCGATAATCTTTTTGATGTCATTTCAGGATTACCTTCTATAAAACAAGGTACATCTGGAAACGAAATTATGAAACATCCTAAAAAATTTAATTCCCCATATGGAAAAAAATTAGGAGGAAACATCAATAACTTGTACAATCATTGGTGTACGAAACACGGAGAAGATGTAATCAATACAATTTCTGAAATTAACGAAGGAAGAAGTTTACTTGATTCATGGAAAACACTATCTAAAAAAACAAAATCTAGATTCAAAAATAAAAATTCTCTTCATGGTAATATCTATAGACGTTTATCTTATCAACATACAACTCCTACAATTGTTCATGCAAGACGAGCTATGTTGTTACATCCTAAAGAAAATAGAATAATATCTGTAAGAGAGGCAGCTAGAATACAGAGTTTTCCAGACTCATTCAGATTTTTTGGCACAAATAATTCACAATATCAGCAAATTGCAGATGCAGTTCCTCCTTTGGTGGCAGAATCATTAGCACATGAAATAAGAAAAAATCTCAAATAA
- a CDS encoding HEAT repeat domain-containing protein, which translates to MSSEIGLGLSLAEMIFKFAQKSFKWNWNEYRTEIIDEFGAKYPESRDILIDVLSKQEFSDNFKKLSEGSVQDFLNLLKGLENAFQDTEYKFDSEKLLTEIKQKIEMEGAETSFQKIMTAYNQKILNIATKLDSKMDKAIGILKEVHEQTVTKDSGDQDQQFQQGNLNLLSYLKELTTKLEAKPPPEHKFGITFSDENGEKFPITELHSIIKSKRKVILKGAAGSGKSNTVTEFLKSIVKEKVLPVFIPINGSETEFFKELEDARDESAESRIDKLLKMSSVEITVERLKSFEGDVIIVIDGINEFKSGDFGELTEKIIQDVGEYVRQTSPHTYVLLTDRMDVRGALTGWNKITLNPLSEEEIRKNLDITIGKEQYELNDVSMSLLSRPFFLNIAMERCSASMTSESSVLNDFFKERLKMNEEEMKKLAKASFFAYQEGSVSFELKNFVEITGQETFDKLLGGGAAFTTSDTHATFSHQLLHDFLVSEYLASHPENWDVDEFDIATLESSSLESIHLVMQQIENKELADRFLLEVYDWNWKAAIASIILNSKLGINNHSEDIVTAMLVLVAQKQFDNGYETSESAKNHLGDYEKTFGEQLTKANNLKELIDMISVMKSESDLFDEWKQLFTIKRDSEINDETLKLLKSDNSLIGWTASNVLRECNLSEENQKDLRDMYDYSDADVPNQNTRRWRIIHPLGKCPSEENKKLLFIALETDPYHWVRYGAARALVEMAAITEDADMRKDILDKLGNMASKLRKNILDEIGKTVFYRNAYGQWDESVIPLLEKVKESKSDHVHDEDWEERLSKYKKGEWKS; encoded by the coding sequence ATGTCTTCTGAGATAGGATTAGGACTATCCCTTGCAGAAATGATATTCAAGTTTGCTCAAAAATCATTCAAGTGGAATTGGAATGAATATCGTACAGAAATTATTGATGAATTTGGCGCCAAATATCCAGAAAGTAGAGATATACTAATTGATGTTTTGTCAAAACAAGAATTTTCAGACAATTTCAAAAAATTATCTGAAGGATCTGTTCAAGACTTCCTGAACCTGCTTAAAGGACTAGAAAATGCATTTCAAGATACAGAATACAAATTTGATTCAGAAAAACTGTTAACAGAAATAAAACAAAAAATTGAGATGGAAGGAGCTGAAACATCTTTTCAGAAAATTATGACAGCATATAATCAAAAAATTCTGAATATTGCCACAAAGTTAGATAGTAAAATGGATAAAGCAATTGGAATACTTAAAGAAGTTCATGAACAAACTGTTACAAAAGATTCTGGAGACCAAGATCAACAATTTCAGCAAGGAAATCTAAACCTTTTATCATATCTTAAAGAACTTACTACAAAACTTGAAGCTAAACCCCCACCAGAACATAAGTTTGGGATTACATTTTCTGATGAAAACGGAGAAAAATTTCCAATAACTGAATTACATTCAATCATAAAATCAAAAAGAAAAGTAATCCTAAAAGGCGCTGCAGGAAGCGGAAAGAGTAACACAGTTACAGAGTTTCTCAAATCTATTGTTAAAGAAAAGGTTCTTCCTGTTTTTATCCCCATTAATGGAAGTGAAACAGAATTTTTTAAAGAATTGGAGGATGCGAGAGATGAAAGTGCTGAGTCACGCATAGACAAACTGCTGAAAATGTCTAGTGTGGAAATTACAGTGGAACGTCTCAAAAGTTTTGAGGGAGATGTCATAATAGTGATTGATGGCATAAATGAATTCAAATCAGGCGATTTTGGTGAATTAACAGAAAAAATAATTCAAGATGTAGGAGAATATGTAAGACAAACTTCTCCTCACACATATGTTCTGCTAACGGACAGGATGGATGTACGTGGTGCACTTACAGGATGGAACAAAATTACATTGAATCCTTTGAGTGAAGAAGAGATAAGAAAAAATCTAGACATTACTATTGGTAAAGAACAATATGAGTTGAATGATGTAAGCATGAGTTTGTTATCCAGACCATTCTTTCTCAATATTGCCATGGAGAGATGTTCAGCTTCTATGACTTCTGAATCTTCCGTACTAAATGATTTCTTCAAAGAGAGATTGAAGATGAATGAGGAGGAAATGAAGAAATTAGCAAAAGCGTCATTTTTTGCATATCAAGAAGGTTCGGTATCATTTGAGTTGAAAAACTTTGTAGAGATTACAGGACAAGAGACATTTGATAAACTGTTAGGTGGAGGTGCGGCATTTACGACAAGTGACACCCATGCAACATTTAGTCATCAATTATTACATGATTTTCTTGTATCCGAATATTTGGCATCACACCCAGAGAATTGGGATGTAGATGAATTTGACATAGCTACTTTGGAGTCCAGTTCACTAGAATCTATCCATCTGGTAATGCAACAGATCGAAAATAAAGAACTTGCTGACAGATTTTTGTTGGAGGTATATGATTGGAATTGGAAAGCTGCAATTGCATCCATCATATTAAATTCCAAGTTAGGAATTAACAATCATTCTGAAGATATAGTTACTGCAATGTTAGTATTGGTTGCACAAAAACAATTTGATAATGGTTATGAAACTTCTGAATCTGCAAAAAATCACTTGGGAGATTATGAGAAAACCTTTGGTGAACAATTGACTAAAGCAAATAATCTTAAAGAATTAATAGATATGATAAGTGTCATGAAATCTGAATCAGATTTGTTTGATGAATGGAAACAATTGTTTACCATTAAACGTGATTCAGAAATCAATGATGAAACTCTCAAGTTGTTAAAATCTGACAATTCTTTGATTGGTTGGACTGCATCAAATGTTTTACGTGAATGCAATCTAAGTGAGGAAAACCAAAAAGATCTAAGAGACATGTATGATTATTCTGATGCAGATGTTCCAAATCAGAACACCCGTAGATGGAGGATTATTCATCCACTTGGAAAGTGCCCCTCAGAGGAAAATAAAAAACTACTATTCATTGCTCTAGAAACAGACCCCTATCATTGGGTACGATATGGTGCTGCTCGTGCATTGGTGGAAATGGCTGCAATCACTGAAGATGCGGATATGCGTAAAGATATCCTAGACAAATTAGGAAATATGGCTTCGAAATTAAGGAAAAACATTCTTGATGAAATTGGAAAGACAGTCTTTTACAGAAATGCATATGGGCAATGGGATGAGTCTGTGATTCCCTTGCTCGAAAAGGTAAAGGAATCAAAATCAGATCATGTGCATGATGAAGATTGGGAAGAACGATTATCAAAATACAAAAAGGGTGAATGGAAAAGTTGA
- a CDS encoding thermonuclease family protein, whose product MNTKLLRNLGIAAVVVIVTIFAVGSIEQQEQKLDSVENKIEVESVPVENEIEVKNEPVENKIVESVPVEKQIVVKSTECSGDALCFSGKITQIIDGDTVKVDGKSIRFALVDAPELKYDGGQAKQFLEQVCPVGSQVIVDQDDDQLSDKYGRMLGVIYCNGMNLNQEILDSGIGDLYEAFCDQSEFATHYWATKHGCGDSEDEITTQQIQDCDSSYPDFCIPSSPPDLDCGDISQKDFTVLQPDPHRFDGDKDGIGCES is encoded by the coding sequence ATGAATACAAAGTTACTTCGCAATTTAGGAATAGCAGCTGTAGTTGTAATTGTCACAATATTTGCAGTTGGGTCAATAGAACAGCAAGAACAAAAACTTGATTCTGTAGAAAATAAAATAGAAGTAGAAAGTGTTCCTGTAGAAAATGAAATTGAAGTAAAAAATGAACCTGTAGAAAATAAAATAGTAGAAAGTGTTCCTGTAGAAAAGCAAATAGTAGTAAAATCCACAGAATGTTCAGGAGATGCTTTGTGTTTTTCTGGTAAAATTACGCAGATAATTGATGGAGACACTGTTAAAGTCGATGGAAAGTCTATACGATTTGCACTAGTTGATGCTCCTGAATTAAAATACGATGGCGGACAAGCAAAACAATTTCTCGAACAAGTTTGTCCAGTTGGATCTCAAGTTATAGTTGATCAGGATGACGATCAACTTTCAGACAAGTATGGCAGAATGTTAGGAGTGATTTACTGTAATGGTATGAATCTAAATCAAGAAATACTTGATTCAGGTATTGGAGATCTTTATGAAGCATTTTGTGATCAAAGTGAATTTGCTACTCATTATTGGGCAACAAAACATGGATGTGGTGATTCAGAAGATGAAATAACAACTCAACAAATTCAAGACTGTGATTCATCTTATCCTGACTTTTGCATTCCATCTTCACCACCTGATTTAGATTGTGGCGATATCTCTCAGAAAGATTTCACAGTATTGCAACCGGATCCACATAGATTTGATGGGGATAAGGATGGCATTGGATGTGAATCCTGA
- a CDS encoding cytidine deaminase family protein, producing the protein MSVLVEESIWNQMSEIAWNSHSNARVLGKTQVGAAVVSGEGKIFSGCNIEHKFRSHDIHAEVSAISSLVSSGCTKLTAILVVAQRTQFTPCGSCMDWIFELGGSECVVGYQNEKGGDIKKFLARDLMPHYPI; encoded by the coding sequence TTGAGTGTCTTGGTCGAAGAATCTATTTGGAATCAGATGTCTGAAATTGCTTGGAACTCTCATTCCAATGCACGAGTTCTTGGAAAGACGCAGGTTGGTGCAGCAGTGGTTTCCGGAGAAGGGAAAATTTTTTCCGGATGCAACATAGAACACAAATTCCGTTCACACGACATACATGCAGAGGTTTCAGCAATATCATCTTTGGTATCAAGCGGCTGCACAAAGTTAACGGCGATTCTTGTGGTGGCACAAAGGACACAATTCACACCTTGTGGTAGCTGCATGGACTGGATTTTTGAACTTGGAGGTTCAGAATGTGTTGTAGGTTATCAGAACGAAAAAGGTGGCGACATCAAAAAGTTTCTTGCAAGGGATCTTATGCCTCACTATCCCATCTGA
- a CDS encoding 4a-hydroxytetrahydrobiopterin dehydratase, with amino-acid sequence MMRLSPEEITEELKNLPGWSVVNEKLHKEIEFESFNQAFGFMTRAAMEIEKMNHHPEWFNVYNRLVIDLMTHDAGGITKNDINLARILNSLL; translated from the coding sequence ATCATGAGATTATCACCTGAAGAGATTACAGAGGAGCTCAAGAATCTACCAGGATGGAGTGTTGTAAATGAGAAACTACACAAAGAAATTGAATTTGAGAGTTTCAATCAGGCATTTGGGTTTATGACCAGAGCTGCAATGGAGATTGAAAAGATGAATCATCATCCAGAGTGGTTTAACGTGTATAATAGACTCGTAATAGATTTGATGACTCACGATGCTGGCGGCATTACAAAAAATGACATCAATCTGGCTCGAATCCTAAATTCCCTACTTTGA
- the pdxT gene encoding pyridoxal 5'-phosphate synthase glutaminase subunit PdxT, translating to MSAKIGILAIQGDVAENVSSLVASIADLNQDATVHVVKTPEEISAMDGLVIPGGESTTIGQLSLVNGSQKVIKQKVESGMPVLGICAGMVLLASNATDRVVGKTEQPLFDFLDIELERNSFGRQRESFEANVSMDSIGISNYNGVFIRAPAISSTSDDIEVLAKLNEKIVAIKKGNIIGTSFHPELTDDLAVHKYFVNLVKETKQ from the coding sequence ATGAGCGCAAAGATTGGAATTTTAGCCATTCAGGGTGATGTTGCAGAAAATGTTTCATCATTGGTAGCATCAATTGCTGATTTGAATCAGGATGCAACTGTTCATGTTGTAAAGACTCCTGAGGAGATTTCTGCAATGGATGGATTGGTCATTCCTGGCGGTGAGAGCACTACCATTGGACAATTGTCTTTGGTTAATGGCTCTCAAAAAGTAATCAAGCAAAAGGTAGAATCTGGAATGCCAGTACTAGGAATCTGTGCTGGAATGGTGCTACTTGCAAGCAATGCAACTGATAGAGTTGTTGGAAAAACAGAGCAACCGCTATTTGATTTTCTAGATATCGAACTTGAAAGAAATTCCTTTGGTAGACAACGTGAATCATTTGAGGCAAATGTCTCTATGGACTCAATTGGAATCTCAAACTATAATGGAGTATTCATTCGAGCTCCAGCTATCTCATCCACATCAGATGACATTGAAGTTTTAGCAAAACTAAATGAGAAAATTGTTGCAATCAAGAAAGGAAACATCATTGGAACATCTTTCCATCCAGAACTAACTGATGATTTAGCAGTTCACAAATATTTTGTAAATCTAGTTAAAGAAACAAAACAATAA
- a CDS encoding valine--tRNA ligase: protein MDPKITEKAWNPELEAQVLKKWQDSDLYKFTPTDDNYTIDTPPPYPSGRPWHIGAAAHYSQIDMIARTARMNGKNVYFPIGIDRNGLPVEFYTEKKHNIRMRETDRGEFLDLCREALDDLEEEMVLIMTNLGLSGDLKNHYRTDSEEYRALTQSTFIKLWKEGKIVLATRPNNYDWVSGTTIADAEIAYQDLMTKLVHMKFKIKDMDKEIIIASTRPELLCACRTIIVNPEDERYAPFVGSKVVVPITGAEVEIKTHHSAQQDFGSGAVMVCSYGDQNDVALFREMGLEEIVAIGLDGRMTEAAGEYAGLKPKQAREKIIADLESKGFVEKIEEINHRTPISERSKIPIEIIPMEEYYLKQKDSIEKMRKLGSEITFYPSMHKQILMNWLDSISIDWPISRRRYYGTEIPIWYCSSCNEPHVPEPGKYYQPWKEKCPIEKCTKCGNGEFTGEDRTFDTWMDSSVSPLFVTKYDKDSEFFEKTYPTSLRPQAKDIVRTWLYYTLLRCDMLTGKKPWTEAWIMGYGLDEKGMKMSKSKGNAIDPLPVIEKFGADTFRFWSASEINHGYDFRCNEQKIESTKKFLSKLWNVSRFLSSFPVIKEGKPTTVDKWILSELNNLIKDCKKGYDEYNFFVPAIAIREFTWNLFAAHYIEMVKKRAYGEGFSEEERDAAIYTLHKVLSTVLKLLAPITPFITEHLWQTLYSETSIHTERQAESEKVEDYSKTTEEVVQFNSKVWNEKKAKELSLKDSIAVEVPESLSEFKKDLQSMHNLE from the coding sequence ATGGACCCAAAAATTACAGAGAAAGCTTGGAATCCAGAGTTAGAGGCACAGGTCTTAAAGAAATGGCAGGATTCAGACCTTTACAAATTCACTCCAACTGATGATAATTACACCATAGATACGCCTCCACCATACCCATCAGGCAGGCCATGGCACATTGGAGCTGCTGCTCACTATTCTCAGATAGACATGATTGCAAGAACTGCTCGCATGAATGGCAAGAACGTCTACTTTCCAATTGGAATTGACAGAAATGGTTTGCCTGTAGAGTTCTACACTGAGAAAAAACACAACATCAGAATGAGGGAAACTGACAGAGGAGAATTCTTGGATTTGTGCCGAGAAGCACTAGATGACTTGGAAGAAGAGATGGTGTTGATTATGACAAACCTTGGTTTGAGTGGTGACTTGAAGAATCATTACAGAACAGATTCAGAAGAATATCGTGCATTAACACAATCAACATTCATCAAACTATGGAAAGAAGGAAAGATTGTTCTAGCTACTCGACCTAACAACTATGATTGGGTATCTGGCACTACAATTGCTGATGCTGAAATTGCATACCAAGATTTGATGACAAAGCTAGTTCACATGAAATTCAAGATTAAAGATATGGATAAGGAAATCATCATTGCAAGTACAAGACCAGAACTACTATGTGCATGTCGTACCATTATTGTAAACCCTGAAGATGAAAGATATGCTCCATTTGTTGGAAGTAAAGTAGTTGTACCAATTACAGGGGCGGAAGTTGAAATCAAGACTCACCATTCAGCTCAGCAAGACTTTGGTTCAGGAGCTGTAATGGTTTGTAGTTATGGTGATCAAAATGACGTTGCATTGTTTAGAGAGATGGGACTAGAAGAGATTGTTGCAATTGGTTTGGATGGAAGGATGACTGAAGCTGCAGGAGAATATGCAGGACTCAAACCAAAACAAGCTAGAGAAAAAATTATTGCAGATTTAGAATCAAAAGGATTTGTAGAAAAAATCGAAGAGATTAATCATAGAACACCAATTTCAGAGCGAAGTAAGATTCCAATTGAGATTATACCCATGGAGGAGTACTATCTCAAACAGAAAGATTCCATTGAAAAAATGCGAAAATTAGGCTCAGAAATCACGTTTTACCCCTCTATGCACAAGCAGATTTTGATGAATTGGCTTGATTCCATATCCATTGACTGGCCAATCTCAAGACGAAGATACTATGGAACAGAGATTCCAATTTGGTATTGTTCTAGTTGTAATGAACCGCACGTCCCTGAACCAGGAAAGTACTATCAACCATGGAAGGAGAAGTGTCCAATTGAAAAGTGTACAAAGTGCGGTAATGGTGAATTTACTGGGGAGGATAGAACATTTGATACATGGATGGATTCTAGTGTATCGCCATTGTTTGTTACAAAGTATGATAAGGATTCAGAATTCTTTGAGAAAACTTATCCAACATCACTTAGACCTCAAGCAAAAGATATTGTAAGGACTTGGTTGTATTACACACTTTTGCGTTGTGATATGTTAACTGGTAAAAAACCATGGACTGAAGCTTGGATTATGGGTTATGGTTTAGATGAGAAAGGAATGAAGATGAGTAAAAGTAAAGGAAATGCAATTGATCCATTACCAGTAATAGAGAAATTTGGAGCTGACACATTTCGATTCTGGAGTGCAAGTGAGATTAATCATGGTTATGACTTTAGATGCAATGAGCAAAAGATAGAGTCTACAAAGAAATTCTTGAGCAAACTATGGAATGTCTCAAGATTCTTGTCAAGCTTTCCTGTAATCAAAGAAGGAAAACCAACTACCGTTGACAAGTGGATTTTGTCTGAATTGAACAATTTGATTAAAGATTGCAAGAAAGGATATGATGAATACAACTTCTTTGTTCCAGCAATTGCAATCAGGGAATTTACTTGGAATTTGTTTGCAGCTCATTACATCGAAATGGTCAAAAAACGAGCCTACGGAGAAGGATTTTCTGAAGAGGAACGAGATGCAGCCATTTACACACTACACAAAGTACTCTCCACAGTCTTGAAATTATTGGCACCAATTACACCATTTATCACAGAGCATTTGTGGCAGACACTATACTCTGAGACTAGTATTCATACTGAAAGACAAGCTGAATCTGAAAAGGTAGAAGATTATTCCAAAACCACTGAAGAAGTTGTACAGTTTAACTCTAAAGTATGGAATGAGAAAAAGGCAAAAGAATTGTCATTAAAGGACTCTATTGCAGTTGAAGTTCCTGAAAGTTTGTCAGAGTTTAAGAAAGATTTGCAATCAATGCACAATCTTGAGTGA
- a CDS encoding phosphoribosyltransferase-like protein, protein MALFFNDPKFHTIYEKIMDLNELVWENKLDPFMIEQWLENFDTKSDKLEMLELLSKFTYYNEKEISSLLTSSFELLKSYLSLIHLNQKIEISDLNEFVKNNCYFVGTWENPSKSGVHLLYDFRVLNKLPPRIFCNTVKDVPKNAPFVIFLDDIAGSGRQASDFWNLRVIKERKHLTNTKFLYLVLVGNEKGIEYIETKTKIKVLPVVKLDDRYKLFSKSSIYFPDKKKRQKVQKICEKYGKRLYANNPLGFANSQMLIGFHHNIPDNTLPIIWENKNNWDPIFPRFGAVV, encoded by the coding sequence ATGGCCTTATTTTTTAATGACCCAAAATTCCATACAATCTATGAAAAAATAATGGATCTCAATGAATTGGTTTGGGAGAATAAATTAGATCCCTTTATGATTGAACAATGGCTAGAAAACTTTGATACTAAATCTGATAAATTAGAAATGTTGGAATTGTTATCTAAATTTACTTATTACAATGAAAAAGAAATTTCTTCTCTTCTCACGTCCTCTTTTGAACTCTTGAAAAGCTATTTGAGTTTGATTCACCTAAATCAAAAAATTGAAATTAGTGATTTGAATGAATTTGTGAAAAACAACTGTTATTTCGTTGGGACATGGGAAAATCCCAGTAAAAGTGGAGTTCATCTTTTATATGATTTTAGAGTTTTAAACAAATTACCCCCCAGAATTTTTTGTAACACTGTAAAAGATGTTCCAAAAAATGCACCGTTTGTTATTTTTCTTGACGATATTGCTGGTAGTGGAAGACAGGCCAGCGACTTCTGGAATCTACGAGTAATAAAGGAAAGAAAACATCTAACAAATACGAAATTTCTCTATTTGGTATTGGTTGGAAATGAAAAGGGTATTGAGTATATTGAGACAAAAACTAAGATCAAAGTTCTTCCAGTGGTAAAATTAGATGATAGATACAAATTATTTTCAAAATCATCTATTTATTTCCCTGACAAAAAAAAGAGGCAAAAAGTACAAAAAATTTGTGAAAAATATGGGAAGAGACTATATGCCAATAACCCTCTAGGTTTTGCAAATTCTCAAATGTTAATAGGCTTCCATCATAATATACCTGATAATACGTTACCAATAATATGGGAAAATAAAAATAACTGGGATCCAATATTCCCACGTTTTGGAGCTGTGGTGTAA